The DNA segment CGAGCGACGTGGCTTGCTGGCAGTCCCAGAGCTGGACCGCGGTGCCGTCGCCGCCGGTGTCGTCACCGGCCACGTCCACGCACTTGCCGCCCGGTCCGTAGACCGGGGTGCCGATGGCGAACTGCTGCGCGCCGGAGCCGTTGCAGTCCCAGATCTGGAGGCGGGTGCCGTTCGCGGTGGCACCCGAGGGGGAGTCGACGCACCGGCCGCTGGTCGGGTTCCGCAGTGAGCCGTCGGGCTGCCGCACCCACGACTGGTAGCCGCCGCTGTTGCAGGTGGCGAGCTGCAGTTTCGTACCGGCCGCGCTGTTGCCGCCGGCGATGTCCAGGCACTTGCCGAGGGTCTGGAGGGTCTGGCCGTTCCAGGTCCAGTGCTGGTCCTTGGCGCCCGACTGGCAGTCCCACAGCTGGACCGCGGTGCCGTCGCCGCCGGTGTCGTCACCGGCCACGTCCACGCACTTGCCGCCGGGTCCGGTGATCGTCTGACCGCTCACCGAACCGCCGCCGCCCCCGGAGCCGGGCCCCTTGTTGTAGACGGACACCGAGTCGATGACCAGCTTGCCGCCGGAGACCGTGGACGCGTTCGGGCCCCCGCCGAAGGCGTCCGGGAAGCCGCCGCCCATCGCCAGGTCGTAGATGATGAAGAACGGGTGGTCGACCGCGTCGGACCAGGTCGTGGCGTCCACCTGGTTGGCGTTGATCGTGTAGAAGTTGTTCCCGTCGAGGTAGAACCTGATCTGCTCCGGCGACACCGAGCGGTCGATCTCCGCCGCGTAGTCGTGGAAGCCGGTCTGGCAGCCCGGACAGGCGCGCTCACCCGAGCCGATGCCGGTCGACTCGTTGCACGGACCGCCCGGGTTCACCCCGCAGTGCAGGGTGCTGAAGACGGAGCTGCGGCCGTTGATGTCCTCCATGATGTCGACCTCGCCGGACTTCGGCCAGGTCACCCCGGAGCGCAGCGGCGCGCCGAGCATCCAGAACGCCGGCCAGTAGCCCGCGCCGTTGGCGGTGGTGACATCGGGCTGCTGGAGGACGGACTCGATGCGTACGACACCGCCCGCCGGGGCGCCGAAGCCCGCCGACTGGGTCTCCACGCGCCCCGAGGTCCATCCGCCGCGCGGGTCGCTGCCCGAGTGCAGGGCCTGGAGCACCAGATGGCCCTGACCGTCGTAGTAGACGTTCGAGGTGCTGTTGGTCATCGTCTCGATCTCACCGGTGCCGAAGCTGCTGCCCGGCCCGGTGTCGTACTTCCACAGGCTCTGATCGATGCCGGTGCCGGACGCACCGTTGAAGTCGTCGCTCCAGGTGAGCGTGAAGCCGGACGGTGCCGGGGGCACCGCCGCCTGGACGTTCGGTGCCGCGGTGACGGTGGCCGCCACCGTCGCCACGACGACGGGCAGGAGAGAGAGCGCTCTCTTCCATCCGCCGCGGCGTGCCCTTGCGAGGGGTAGTTGCATAGGTCTGGCCTCCGAGGAAGGACATGATCGCGTCTGTTCGCTACGCCGCCTGTGACGGTCTCCCGGGCTCTCGCCCCCGGGCGGCGGATGCGTCGTCAACTCTGATGGAGGTGCGCGGTGTTGAAGCATGTGGAGTTCTGTGCGAGGCAGACGGTATTGGCCCATACCATTACCGTCAAGGCTGCGCAGCAGACCTGACGGCGTCGGGGAACCGGTCCGTCGCACCGCCGTCGGGTGTGCGCGGTCAGGGCGCCAGGTCCGCGGTGTCGAGGAGTACGCACCGGTCGAAGTTCATGCAGCCGCACTCCAGGCAGTCGGCAACCGCCTGGCGCAGGGCCTGGGTCTGCGCGATGTGCCGGTCGAGCTCGGGCAGCTTGCGCGTGGCCATGTCCCGCCACTGGCGGGTGGCGGCCGCGGTGGTCTCCTCGCTCAGCAGCCGCGTGATCTCCGCGAGGGTGAACCCCGCCCGCTGAGCCATCTTGATCAGGGCGACCCGCCGGAGCGTGGTGGCGGGCCACACCCGGCGGCCGCCCTCGCGGCGCGCGCCGGGCAGCAGACCGCGCTCCTCCCAGTAGCGCAGCGCCGAAGCCCGCACGTGCGCCTTGTCCGCGAGTTCCCCGATGGGCAGATAGCGCATGCCCTCCTCCTCGATGCCGGGTCAGGCCCCTTGACTTCAAGCGCGCTTGAAGGACGACTGTGACCCGCATGTTCTCAGCAGCACGGGCGCGTCCGGCGCCCGGCCCCTGTCGCTCCCTGTTCGCCGACCGCGCCTTTCGGCGGCTGATGCCCGTCTTCGCGCTGTCCGACCTGGGCGACGGCATGAGCGTCGTCGCGGTCGCGTGGCTGGCGCTCGCACTGGGCCCCGGCGGCGGCCGAGGTGCGCTGGCCGGTATCGCCGTCGCCTCCTACGTCCTGCCCGGCGCGCTGGGCGCCCTGCTCCTGGGCAGGTGGACGCGGCGGCTCCCCGCCCGGCGACTGCTGGTCACCGACGCCGCGACACGGGCCGTCCTGCTGGGAGCGGTGCCGCTCGCCCACCTGGCGGGGGTGCTCACCCCGGCCGTCTACGTCGGGCTCCTGGGCGCTTCCTCGTTGTTCCACGCCTGGGGCAAGGCCGGCAAGCACGCCCTCTTCGCCCCTGTGCTCTCCGAGGGCCGGCGCCGGGCGGCCAACAGCGTGCTGAGCACCAGTCTGTGGAGCGCGACCATAGCGGGCCCCGCACTCGCGGGCTTTCTCGTGAGAGCGGTGTCCCCGGCCTGGATCATCGGCCTGGACGCCGCCACGTTCGCCGCGCTCGCCGTCCGGACCGCCCGCACCCCCCTGCCCCGGTCGTCCGAGCCCCCGGTGACCGGCGGGGCACCGCGCGGGCCGGGGATTCTGCGCCGCCGACCGGAACTCCTCGGACTGCTCCTCGTGACCTGGGTGTTCAATCTCGCCTTCGGCCCCGTCGAAGTCGCCCTCCCCCTGTTCGTCTCCGGCGATCTCGACGCCGGGGCGGGGCTGCTCGGCGGCTACTGGGCCGCCTTCGGCATCGGAGCCGTCATCGGCGCTCTCGCGCTGGGCGCGGCCGGACGGCTCCCGCTGTGGCCGGCCGTGCTCGGGATCATCGCGGGCCACGGCGTCGGCATGCTCCCCTTCGCCCTCACGGACTCCGCGGTCCCCTCCCTGATCGGGTTCGCGTTCGCCGGACTCGTCTACGGCCCCTACTCCGCGCTGTCCCTCACCCTGATCCAGGACCGCGCGCCCGCCGGCGCGCTCACCACGGTTCTGGCCGCGCGCGGCGCCGTGCTCCTGACGGCCTCCCCTGTAGGGGCCGCGCTCGGCGGCTTCCTCCTCGACCGGACCAGTGCCCCCGCCGTGCTCGTCGGCAGCGGCGTGCTGATGATCCTCACCGTTCCCGCCGGCATCGTCGTGCTGAAAATCCACGGAGCCCGGACGGCCAGGGCCGTCCGGGCTCCGCGCGGCGCCTGAGCGCCGACCGGGGGGCGGGTCAGTGCCCCGAACCGCCGGCTCCGTAGTGGCCACTGATCTGGTCCCGGTAGGCGGGGTCGCCCAGGTGCTTGTCCTTGTCGAACTCCGGTGCGTTCTTGATCTCTTCCTTGGAGCGGGCGACGCTGATGGTCCTCGCCTCGTGGTCGATGAGGGTGATCGTCGCGGCCGGGAGCAGGACCTCCTTGCCGAAGATCCACACACCGGTGTCGACGACGATGTACTGCGATCCGACGTCGTGGGAGTGCTTGTCGACCTTGCCGATGTGCCCGTCCCTCGCCTCCACCGTGTAGCCGGTCAGATCGGCGTCGGGGGTGTGGCCGGCGGTCGGGGCGTAGTTCCACATGTTCTCGGTCAACTTGGTCCTCCGCTGGTGTCGTGGGCGGGATGCCGGAGCAACCCGTATTCCGTTTCGAGAGCCTTCGTCTGTCCGCACGGCGCACCGGTAAACGCCTGAATGCCGATATCCCGGACAGGCCCGTGCCAGGAGCGCGGCCGGGCGCGACGCCGGGCACGGGCCACTTCGCTGAACGCTTCGCGGCACTCAGTGGTCGCTGGTGTCCCCGTGGCTCCGTACGACCTCCTTCACCTTGGCCACCGCGAACCCCCAGCCCTGTTCGACGGTCGGCTGGGCCGGTACGGCGATCTCGTCGGGGTTGGTGAGCACGTCGAGCAGGACCGGGCCCGGAGTGTCGAAGGCCCGTCGCACCGCGCTCTCCACCTCCGACGGCTCCGTCACCCGGATGCCGGTGATGCCCATGGCCTCGGCCACGGCGGCGAAGTCGGGATTGTCGAGTACGGTCCCGAACTCGGGCAGACCGGCCTGCTCCTGTTCGAGCTTCACCATCCCGAGCCGGCGGTTGTCGAAGACGACGAGCTTGACGGGCAGGCGCTGGGTCTTGAGGGTCATGAGGTCGCCGAGGAGCATGCTCAGTCCGCCGTCGCCGCAGAAGGCCACGACCTGGCGCTCGCGGTCCAGGCACTGCGCGCCCAGCGCCTGCGGCATGGCGTTGGCCATCGAACCGAGGTTGTACGAGCCGATGAGGCGCCGCTCACCGCGCATCTCGACGAAACGGGAGAGCCACACCGTGGCCATGCCCGTGTCGGAGGTGAAGACGGCGTCGTCGGCGGCGGCACGGTCCACCGCCGCGGCCAGCACCTCGGGCCTGATGTCATGGCTGCGGTTGTCCAGTGCGGAGCGGAGCCGTCCCACGAGGCCCTTGTCGTGATCGGGGTCGGCGAGCCGGGCCTGGCCCGCACGCCACCCGTCGAAGCGTTCGCGCGCCTTGTCCAGGTGCGCGCGGTCACGTGCGCCCCCGGCCACCGTGCCGAGGTGCTCCAGGAGGTCGCGTACGGTGGCGCCGGTGTCGCCCACGAGCCCGACGTCGACCGGCACCCGGCGCCCGATGTGGGTGGCCTCGGTGTCGACCTGGATCACCGTCCTGCCCTCGGGATACCAGTCCCGGTAGGGGAAGTCGGTGCCGAGCAGCAGAAGGGTGTCCGCGTCCTGGAGGGCCTCCGCCGCGGCCGGGTTGCCGATCAGACCGGTCTGGCCGACCTGGAACGGGTTGTGCTCGCCCTCGAAACCCGCCTTCGCCTTCAGCGTGAGCACCATCGGCGCGGCCAGCCGGTCGGCGAGGGTGAGGACGTCCTCGCGGGCGGCGCGCGCCCCCTCGCCGACGAGCAGGGTGACGCGCTCGGACCGGTCGAGGAGTTCCGCGGCGCGCCGGGCGGCCGAACCGTCCGGCCGGGTCACCGCGGGGGCCAGGGAGAACCGGGGCGGCCGGTCGTCGGTCAGTTCCCGCTCGCCCAGGTCGCCCGGCACGGTGAGTACGGCGACCCCCTTGCGGCCGATCGCCGTGCGCACCGCGGTCTCCAGCAGCTGCGGCAGCTGGTCGGGCGAGGTGATGGTGGCGCGGAAGACGGCCACGTCGCTGAAGAGGGCGTCGTTGTCGACCTCCTGGAAGTAGTCGCTGCCGAGTTCGGCGAGCGGTACCTGCCCGGCGATGGCCAGGACCGGGGCGTGGCTCTTGGCGGCGTCGTACAGCCCGTTCAGGAGGTGGACGGAACCGGGTCCTACGGTGCCCATGCACACGCCGAGGGTTCCGCTGAGCTGGGACTGGGCGCTCGCGGCGAAGGCCGCCGCCTCCTCGTGCCGGCAGCCCACCCATTCCAGGCTCTCGGTGCCGCGGATGGCGTCGGTCACGGGGTTGAGGGCGTCTCCCACGACGCCGAACACCTGGCGTACGCCGAGTTCGCTCAGCGCGTCCACGATGACGCGGGCAACAGTACGGGACATGTGGATCCTCCGGTCAGACGGTGAAACGGTCGGGGTCGGCGTGCTTCCAGTCGGCCGCCCAGGACTCCGGCGGCTCGGCGAGCAGCTGCCCCGGCTCCAGCCACTCGTACAGCTCTTCGTAGGAGCGTTCGGTGACCGGGTCGATGCGGCGGTGGAGCATGTGGGGGCGCAGCTGGGCGGGGTCGGTGACCCCCATGGACGCCATGATCTGGAGGGCGCCGGCCACGGTCGCTTCCTGGAAGCGCTGGACGCGCGGGGTCTTGTCCCCCACGTCCAGGGCGCGGGCGCGGTGGGGGTCCTGGGTGGTGACGCCGGTGGGGCAGGTGTTGGTGTGGCACCGCTGCGCCTGGATGCAGCCGACGGCGAACATCATGGCGCGGGCCGCGTTGGCGTAGTCGGCGCCCTGGACCATGCGCTTGACGAGGTCCGTGCCGGTGGCGACCTTGCCGCTCGCCCCGATCTTGATCCGGTCGCGCAGGCCCGTGCCCACGAGGG comes from the Streptomyces sp. SUK 48 genome and includes:
- a CDS encoding ricin-type beta-trefoil lectin domain protein, producing the protein MQLPLARARRGGWKRALSLLPVVVATVAATVTAAPNVQAAVPPAPSGFTLTWSDDFNGASGTGIDQSLWKYDTGPGSSFGTGEIETMTNSTSNVYYDGQGHLVLQALHSGSDPRGGWTSGRVETQSAGFGAPAGGVVRIESVLQQPDVTTANGAGYWPAFWMLGAPLRSGVTWPKSGEVDIMEDINGRSSVFSTLHCGVNPGGPCNESTGIGSGERACPGCQTGFHDYAAEIDRSVSPEQIRFYLDGNNFYTINANQVDATTWSDAVDHPFFIIYDLAMGGGFPDAFGGGPNASTVSGGKLVIDSVSVYNKGPGSGGGGGSVSGQTITGPGGKCVDVAGDDTGGDGTAVQLWDCQSGAKDQHWTWNGQTLQTLGKCLDIAGGNSAAGTKLQLATCNSGGYQSWVRQPDGSLRNPTSGRCVDSPSGATANGTRLQIWDCNGSGAQQFAIGTPVYGPGGKCVDVAGDDTGGDGTAVQLWDCQQATSLDQKWTWNGQTLRTLGKCLDIAGGVNAAGTKLQLANCNGGGYQNWVANADGSMSNPTTGRCIDSPSGATANGTRLQIWDCNGSAAQKFSLA
- a CDS encoding MerR family transcriptional regulator; translated protein: MRYLPIGELADKAHVRASALRYWEERGLLPGARREGGRRVWPATTLRRVALIKMAQRAGFTLAEITRLLSEETTAAATRQWRDMATRKLPELDRHIAQTQALRQAVADCLECGCMNFDRCVLLDTADLAP
- a CDS encoding MFS transporter, whose translation is MFSAARARPAPGPCRSLFADRAFRRLMPVFALSDLGDGMSVVAVAWLALALGPGGGRGALAGIAVASYVLPGALGALLLGRWTRRLPARRLLVTDAATRAVLLGAVPLAHLAGVLTPAVYVGLLGASSLFHAWGKAGKHALFAPVLSEGRRRAANSVLSTSLWSATIAGPALAGFLVRAVSPAWIIGLDAATFAALAVRTARTPLPRSSEPPVTGGAPRGPGILRRRPELLGLLLVTWVFNLAFGPVEVALPLFVSGDLDAGAGLLGGYWAAFGIGAVIGALALGAAGRLPLWPAVLGIIAGHGVGMLPFALTDSAVPSLIGFAFAGLVYGPYSALSLTLIQDRAPAGALTTVLAARGAVLLTASPVGAALGGFLLDRTSAPAVLVGSGVLMILTVPAGIVVLKIHGARTARAVRAPRGA
- a CDS encoding PRC-barrel domain containing protein, translating into MTENMWNYAPTAGHTPDADLTGYTVEARDGHIGKVDKHSHDVGSQYIVVDTGVWIFGKEVLLPAATITLIDHEARTISVARSKEEIKNAPEFDKDKHLGDPAYRDQISGHYGAGGSGH
- a CDS encoding thiamine pyrophosphate-dependent enzyme, producing MSRTVARVIVDALSELGVRQVFGVVGDALNPVTDAIRGTESLEWVGCRHEEAAAFAASAQSQLSGTLGVCMGTVGPGSVHLLNGLYDAAKSHAPVLAIAGQVPLAELGSDYFQEVDNDALFSDVAVFRATITSPDQLPQLLETAVRTAIGRKGVAVLTVPGDLGERELTDDRPPRFSLAPAVTRPDGSAARRAAELLDRSERVTLLVGEGARAAREDVLTLADRLAAPMVLTLKAKAGFEGEHNPFQVGQTGLIGNPAAAEALQDADTLLLLGTDFPYRDWYPEGRTVIQVDTEATHIGRRVPVDVGLVGDTGATVRDLLEHLGTVAGGARDRAHLDKARERFDGWRAGQARLADPDHDKGLVGRLRSALDNRSHDIRPEVLAAAVDRAAADDAVFTSDTGMATVWLSRFVEMRGERRLIGSYNLGSMANAMPQALGAQCLDRERQVVAFCGDGGLSMLLGDLMTLKTQRLPVKLVVFDNRRLGMVKLEQEQAGLPEFGTVLDNPDFAAVAEAMGITGIRVTEPSEVESAVRRAFDTPGPVLLDVLTNPDEIAVPAQPTVEQGWGFAVAKVKEVVRSHGDTSDH